Proteins co-encoded in one Cupriavidus metallidurans CH34 genomic window:
- a CDS encoding citryl-CoA lyase, whose product MSQQDKPVTRLCTHTLTSLHYREADLVDDLLGKKTFTEVMLMQILGRTPRPVDMRIADMVLVVLMEHGLTPSAIATRLIYMSAPENLQGAVSAGLLAVGSSFVGTMENCSTLLDRILAAQDPDAEALSIARHYKEMRAAVPGFGHHLHKPVDPRAYKLLELGDAEPDLAGAHIGALRRLSAAVDEVAGRPITINATGSVAALLGEIGVPTAVMRGFAVISRAAGLVAHIVEEQQSPSGRYIWDVVEEAIPYVGNAPHGDHA is encoded by the coding sequence ATGAGCCAACAAGACAAGCCGGTGACCCGGCTGTGCACCCACACGCTGACCAGCCTGCACTATCGCGAGGCCGATCTCGTGGACGACCTTCTGGGCAAGAAGACCTTCACCGAAGTCATGCTGATGCAGATCCTCGGCCGCACCCCGCGCCCGGTGGACATGCGTATCGCCGACATGGTGCTCGTGGTGCTGATGGAGCACGGCCTGACGCCAAGCGCCATCGCCACGCGCCTGATCTACATGAGCGCGCCAGAGAACCTGCAAGGCGCCGTGTCGGCTGGCCTGCTGGCGGTTGGCAGTTCGTTCGTCGGCACGATGGAGAACTGCTCGACGTTGCTGGACCGCATTCTGGCGGCACAGGACCCCGATGCCGAAGCACTGTCCATCGCGCGCCACTACAAGGAAATGCGGGCGGCCGTGCCGGGTTTTGGCCATCACCTGCACAAGCCGGTGGACCCGCGCGCGTACAAGCTGCTGGAACTCGGCGATGCGGAGCCGGATCTGGCCGGCGCGCATATCGGTGCCCTGAGACGCCTGTCGGCGGCGGTTGACGAAGTGGCGGGGCGGCCGATCACGATCAATGCCACGGGGTCGGTGGCCGCGCTGCTTGGCGAGATTGGCGTGCCGACGGCGGTGATGCGGGGGTTCGCGGTGATCTCCCGCGCGGCTGGGCTCGTGGCCCATATCGTCGAGGAGCAGCAGAGCCCGTCGGGACGCTATATCTGGGACGTGGTCGAGGAGGCCATCCCGTACGTCGGCAACGCGCCGCACGGAGACCACGCATGA
- a CDS encoding hemin-degrading factor, whose amino-acid sequence MNMEQQSIDSLRQRHGALVEEHPKLRIRERAQRLRVSEAELVAAGCGVASRQLGGTAQALFRDLGTLGSVMALSRNDHAVHERHGQYQSIEANGPVGIVLGPDIDLRMFFGGWKHFYAVTENGRDSIQFFDKAGEAVHKIYRTDQTDATAWSAYIDRHAAQEIAPVRVEGFDRIDEADSPADGEALRAHWRALKDTHDFFAMLRQFKVSRLGALRAVGPDLAQRVDKRAVETVLEHSAATGLSIMCFVANRGIVQIHTGAVKKLLRTGPWFNVLDETFNLHLNTEAVASSWVVNKPTVDGWVTSLELYGEDGGMIVQFFGERKPGQPELPEWRHLLESLCPQALAA is encoded by the coding sequence ATGAACATGGAACAGCAAAGCATCGACAGCTTGCGCCAACGCCACGGCGCCCTGGTCGAAGAACATCCAAAGTTGCGGATCCGCGAACGCGCGCAGCGCCTCCGCGTGTCCGAGGCAGAACTGGTGGCGGCGGGCTGTGGCGTCGCATCACGGCAACTGGGCGGAACCGCGCAGGCGTTGTTCCGCGATCTCGGCACGCTGGGGTCGGTCATGGCGCTCTCGCGCAACGACCACGCCGTGCACGAGCGTCACGGCCAGTATCAGAGCATCGAGGCGAATGGCCCGGTCGGCATCGTGCTGGGGCCGGACATCGACCTGCGCATGTTCTTCGGCGGCTGGAAACACTTCTACGCCGTAACCGAAAACGGTCGCGACAGCATCCAGTTCTTCGACAAGGCGGGCGAGGCGGTACACAAGATCTACCGGACCGACCAGACCGATGCCACCGCGTGGTCGGCCTACATCGACCGCCACGCCGCGCAGGAGATCGCGCCGGTGCGGGTCGAGGGCTTTGACCGGATCGACGAGGCGGACTCCCCCGCCGACGGCGAGGCCCTGCGCGCGCACTGGCGCGCGCTCAAGGACACGCACGACTTCTTTGCGATGCTTCGCCAGTTCAAGGTATCGCGGCTGGGCGCGCTGCGTGCGGTCGGCCCAGATCTGGCGCAACGGGTGGACAAGCGCGCCGTGGAGACCGTGCTGGAACACTCCGCCGCCACCGGCCTGTCGATCATGTGCTTCGTCGCCAATCGCGGCATCGTGCAGATCCACACGGGCGCCGTGAAGAAGCTGCTGCGGACGGGGCCGTGGTTCAACGTGCTCGATGAGACCTTCAACCTGCACCTGAACACCGAGGCGGTGGCGTCAAGCTGGGTGGTCAACAAACCCACGGTGGACGGCTGGGTGACGTCGCTCGAACTGTACGGTGAGGACGGCGGGATGATCGTCCAGTTCTTCGGCGAGCGCAAACCCGGGCAGCCCGAACTGCCGGAATGGCGCCATCTGCTCGAGTCGCTGTGCCCGCAGGCACTCGCGGCCTGA
- a CDS encoding TonB-dependent receptor plug domain-containing protein — MTGTRSEKTLDETPIRTEVVDRQEIERTHARTLKDALENVPGLQLREIHGKSGYEVTLQGMTSDQVLILVDGLPITASTGSTVDVSQYLLAEVDHVEVVKGASSAQYGSSAMGGVINVITRPISRGFSAAATADAGTYGSQNADGSPGSLHGNIRLEGGNEQFRARVTADALDNKGYAVEPDGWTRHGDKIRREQYAGRLEWLPSAAGSFWFDASAYRETDEQRYQYYAPPNYVPQRKTEDIDRNRYTYGGQWRFGNGVRARLAGVHETYDSTSREYSNGFQTATRNAAQQTDHVSAQFDMPAWYRQLWQFGGDFHRETLDQNVNGTSELAGKGSAERQAGELYLQNDILFNETWEMVVGLRGQHDSDFGAHFAPKVGVRANLLSNDTWKGVLRANYGQGYRVPNLKERHYLFDHSSLGYIVLGNPNLKPESSNSFQLGGQLTWRDRVTLDANLFYNHVADLIQTDMTNFTMVNGIAVYTYRNVARARTQGAETALRWRATNQLNLTAAYTYTSTEDLNTGSELTRRPRHMGRVGADWRVLPATELSARARFQSSELTDSATGARSPGWGTLDLVLNQKLDRNVTAFVGVNNLFNRQRDFANASDFGPVAGRFIYLGARFNVDVAR, encoded by the coding sequence GTGACAGGCACCCGTTCCGAGAAAACACTCGATGAAACGCCGATCCGCACGGAGGTCGTCGACCGTCAGGAGATCGAACGCACGCACGCCCGCACGCTGAAGGACGCCCTGGAGAACGTGCCCGGCCTGCAGTTGCGCGAGATCCACGGCAAGTCCGGCTATGAGGTGACCCTGCAAGGGATGACCAGCGACCAGGTGCTTATCCTGGTCGACGGCCTGCCGATCACGGCCAGCACCGGGTCGACCGTTGACGTTTCCCAGTACCTGCTGGCCGAAGTCGACCACGTCGAGGTGGTCAAGGGCGCCAGTTCCGCGCAGTACGGCAGCTCGGCGATGGGCGGGGTGATCAATGTCATCACGCGGCCCATCTCGCGCGGATTCTCGGCTGCCGCGACAGCCGATGCAGGCACCTATGGCAGCCAGAACGCCGACGGCTCGCCCGGTTCCCTGCATGGCAACATCCGGCTCGAAGGCGGCAACGAACAGTTCCGCGCACGCGTCACCGCCGACGCGCTCGACAACAAGGGCTATGCCGTGGAACCCGACGGCTGGACACGGCACGGCGACAAGATTCGCCGCGAGCAGTATGCCGGTCGCCTCGAATGGTTGCCCAGCGCCGCCGGCAGCTTCTGGTTCGACGCCAGCGCCTATCGCGAGACCGACGAACAACGCTACCAGTACTACGCGCCGCCCAACTACGTCCCGCAGCGCAAGACAGAGGACATCGATCGCAACCGCTACACATATGGCGGCCAATGGCGCTTCGGCAATGGCGTGCGCGCCCGCCTGGCCGGGGTGCACGAGACCTACGACAGCACCTCGCGCGAGTACTCGAACGGCTTCCAGACCGCGACGCGCAATGCCGCGCAGCAGACCGACCATGTCTCCGCGCAGTTCGACATGCCAGCCTGGTATCGACAGCTCTGGCAGTTCGGCGGCGACTTCCACCGCGAAACGCTCGACCAGAACGTCAACGGCACGTCCGAACTGGCCGGCAAGGGCAGCGCCGAACGGCAGGCCGGCGAGCTCTACCTGCAGAACGACATCCTCTTCAACGAGACGTGGGAAATGGTCGTCGGCCTGCGCGGCCAGCATGACTCTGACTTCGGCGCGCACTTCGCGCCCAAGGTGGGCGTGCGCGCGAACCTGCTGTCGAACGACACCTGGAAGGGCGTGCTGCGCGCCAACTACGGCCAGGGCTACCGCGTGCCGAACCTGAAGGAACGGCACTACCTGTTCGATCACAGCTCGCTTGGCTACATCGTCCTCGGCAACCCGAACCTCAAACCAGAATCGTCGAACAGCTTCCAGCTCGGCGGGCAGCTCACGTGGCGAGACCGCGTCACGCTCGATGCCAACCTGTTCTACAACCACGTGGCGGATCTGATCCAGACCGACATGACCAACTTCACGATGGTCAACGGCATCGCGGTCTACACCTACCGCAACGTGGCACGCGCCCGCACCCAGGGCGCTGAGACAGCGCTGCGCTGGCGCGCGACCAACCAGTTGAATCTGACAGCCGCCTACACCTACACGTCGACCGAGGATCTGAACACAGGTAGCGAACTGACCCGCCGGCCGCGCCATATGGGCCGCGTCGGCGCGGACTGGCGCGTGCTGCCCGCCACCGAGCTATCCGCGCGGGCGCGCTTCCAGAGCAGCGAGCTGACCGACTCGGCCACCGGCGCGCGCTCGCCCGGCTGGGGCACGCTGGATCTGGTGCTGAACCAGAAGCTCGACCGCAACGTGACCGCTTTCGTCGGCGTGAACAACCTGTTCAACCGCCAACGCGATTTCGCAAATGCCAGTGACTTCGGGCCGGTGGCGGGCCGCTTCATCTATCTGGGCGCACGCTTCAACGTGGACGTCGCCCGCTAA
- a CDS encoding HmuY family protein has product MKARLASHHTTLRLLGAAVLTIALAACGGGGDDSSSTSTGGSTGGSTGGTTGGTTTPPATTSAFTQSAEWTFKLPAANASVCYDFNAKAQVDCTGTAWDLKVKSSTNGMSASLWTNSGTSGTGNGGAFGGPFDHTWTALSAWKNATTDPVSGALPATVFLKDSASGVFSGTNDIASAVFEYGVTGAATDHSLYPTFRTFLITTNSASADTTGTVASPVFALQVTGYYGGAGGTTSGYPSIRYIDRSAPGNVRTATINASGNDWVYYDLAANAVSTASGTWHIAFNRYSVKLNGGESGTGTVAGFLAKTPAGFYDTSNKPVASMFTNTGNAASTLADLTAADLALPASATAWKKDATASVLNPAYTGSYPNPMSFGWYTYYPTAAAAAANGLPAVAHLISANSDAGGLIRGGEGTTYARFHLTKIAYADPNVNSSTQTWTINFDVQP; this is encoded by the coding sequence ATGAAAGCCAGACTCGCATCGCATCACACCACGCTGCGCCTGCTTGGCGCTGCCGTGCTGACAATAGCCCTGGCCGCCTGCGGCGGCGGTGGCGATGACAGCAGCAGCACCTCCACCGGCGGTTCCACGGGTGGATCGACAGGCGGCACCACCGGAGGCACGACCACGCCGCCGGCCACCACGTCAGCCTTCACCCAATCCGCGGAATGGACGTTCAAACTGCCGGCCGCCAATGCATCGGTCTGCTACGACTTCAACGCCAAGGCACAGGTCGACTGCACGGGCACCGCATGGGACCTGAAGGTCAAGAGCAGCACGAACGGCATGAGCGCCTCGCTCTGGACCAACAGCGGCACCAGCGGCACTGGCAACGGTGGCGCGTTCGGCGGCCCGTTCGACCATACCTGGACCGCGTTGTCCGCATGGAAGAACGCCACCACTGACCCCGTAAGCGGCGCGCTGCCTGCCACCGTCTTCCTGAAGGACTCCGCCAGCGGCGTGTTCTCCGGCACCAATGACATCGCCTCCGCGGTGTTCGAGTACGGCGTGACCGGCGCGGCAACCGACCACTCGCTCTACCCCACCTTCCGCACGTTCCTGATCACGACCAACAGCGCGTCGGCCGATACCACTGGCACGGTAGCGTCGCCGGTGTTCGCGCTGCAGGTCACGGGCTACTACGGCGGCGCCGGTGGCACGACTTCAGGCTATCCGTCGATCCGCTACATCGACCGCAGCGCCCCCGGCAACGTGCGGACAGCCACGATCAATGCGTCGGGCAATGACTGGGTCTACTACGACCTCGCGGCGAACGCGGTCAGCACCGCCAGCGGCACATGGCATATCGCCTTCAACCGCTACAGCGTCAAGCTCAATGGCGGAGAGTCGGGCACCGGCACCGTGGCGGGCTTCCTGGCCAAGACGCCGGCCGGCTTCTATGACACGTCGAACAAGCCGGTGGCGTCGATGTTCACGAACACCGGCAACGCCGCCAGCACCCTGGCCGATCTGACGGCTGCCGACCTCGCGCTGCCGGCCTCGGCCACCGCGTGGAAGAAGGACGCCACCGCATCGGTGCTGAACCCCGCCTATACCGGCAGCTATCCGAATCCGATGAGCTTCGGCTGGTACACGTACTACCCCACCGCTGCTGCCGCCGCCGCCAACGGCCTGCCTGCCGTCGCCCACCTGATCAGCGCCAACAGCGATGCCGGCGGCCTGATCCGTGGCGGCGAGGGCACCACGTACGCGCGCTTCCACCTGACGAAGATCGCCTATGCGGACCCGAACGTGAATAGCAGCACCCAGACCTGGACGATCAACTTCGACGTTCAGCCCTGA
- a CDS encoding aminoacyl-tRNA deacylase: MAMASTLARCLHNRQSRFDTVDRPCSAGDRLAKTVLLEDQRGYVAAVIPSTHHLKLSEIRAQTGRKLSLARDCGVREVFRDCSRGAIPPVAMAYGTQTWLDDSLLSHPDVYFEAGDHRALVHMSTDQFVDLMADAQRGHFSHRDM; encoded by the coding sequence ATGGCCATGGCTAGCACGCTGGCTAGGTGCCTTCACAACCGGCAGAGCCGGTTCGACACCGTGGATCGCCCCTGTAGCGCCGGGGATCGGTTGGCCAAGACGGTCCTGCTGGAAGATCAGCGCGGCTACGTCGCGGCAGTGATTCCCTCGACGCACCACCTGAAGCTGTCGGAGATCCGTGCGCAGACCGGCCGCAAGCTGTCGCTTGCCCGCGATTGCGGCGTGCGCGAGGTGTTCAGGGACTGCAGCCGTGGCGCGATTCCGCCTGTCGCCATGGCCTATGGCACGCAGACCTGGCTGGACGACAGCCTGCTCTCGCATCCGGATGTCTACTTCGAAGCGGGCGACCACCGGGCATTGGTGCACATGAGTACCGATCAGTTCGTCGATCTCATGGCTGACGCGCAACGCGGGCACTTCTCGCACCGGGATATGTAA
- a CDS encoding class I adenylate-forming enzyme family protein: MLPIELFWRAADRWPDNVAIDAPGGSLRYRELAGQVAALATHFMTLDPAPQSRVGICAGNSAEHIVALLAVLASGKIWVPLNPKSTQPELRRIIDATTPSIVVLDAASEALLGDAPGTRLYTDYADHASGGADVLSAVVLRYPDATRPVLDLHRDATQAIKFTGGTTGAPKGVMQPYRAWMTNIVNQIHAWGFTEADRYVMAAPITHGTSTYVMPILAQGGCHVIMEGSGAEAVRATFRDRAGTVCFMPPTLIYMLMALPGTSRADYPALRRLIYGGAPMPPQKIQQAREFFGSVVATTYGQTEAPQLLTVIGPDDLADERRMASVGRATWFSEVAIMSPDGRLLPRGEVGEVVARGDLVMTGYWNRPDLTAATIVDGWLHTGDRGMLDAQGFLYLKDRLREVVITGGFNVYPIDVENALGQHPAVHECAVFGVPDDKWGEAVHAAVQLREGCAVQATELIAFVRERLGPVQTPKQIHFHTSLPRSTVGKVLKNTVRDQALTALQTGDQA, from the coding sequence ATGCTTCCGATTGAACTGTTCTGGCGGGCCGCCGACCGCTGGCCCGACAACGTCGCCATTGACGCCCCCGGCGGCAGCCTGCGCTATCGCGAACTGGCCGGCCAGGTGGCGGCGCTGGCCACGCATTTCATGACGCTCGATCCCGCGCCGCAGAGTCGCGTGGGCATCTGCGCCGGCAACTCGGCCGAGCACATCGTGGCGCTGCTGGCGGTGCTGGCCAGCGGCAAGATCTGGGTGCCGCTGAACCCGAAGAGCACTCAGCCCGAGTTGCGCCGCATCATCGACGCCACGACGCCGAGCATCGTGGTACTCGATGCCGCCTCCGAAGCGCTGCTGGGCGATGCACCGGGCACGCGGCTCTACACGGACTATGCGGACCATGCGTCAGGCGGCGCAGACGTGCTGAGCGCCGTTGTTCTCCGGTATCCCGATGCCACGCGCCCGGTGCTCGATCTGCACCGGGACGCCACGCAGGCCATCAAGTTCACAGGCGGTACCACGGGCGCGCCCAAGGGCGTCATGCAGCCGTATCGCGCCTGGATGACCAATATCGTCAACCAGATCCACGCCTGGGGCTTCACCGAGGCGGATCGCTATGTGATGGCCGCGCCGATCACGCATGGCACGTCCACCTACGTCATGCCGATCCTGGCGCAGGGCGGTTGTCACGTGATCATGGAAGGCAGCGGGGCAGAAGCGGTGCGCGCCACGTTCCGTGACCGCGCCGGCACGGTCTGCTTTATGCCGCCCACGCTGATCTACATGCTGATGGCGCTGCCCGGCACATCGCGCGCCGACTACCCGGCGCTGCGTCGCCTGATTTACGGCGGCGCGCCGATGCCGCCGCAGAAGATCCAGCAGGCGCGCGAGTTCTTCGGGTCGGTGGTGGCCACCACATATGGCCAGACCGAAGCGCCGCAACTGCTGACGGTGATCGGCCCCGACGATCTGGCTGACGAGCGCCGCATGGCATCGGTGGGGCGCGCCACGTGGTTCAGCGAGGTGGCGATCATGTCCCCCGACGGGCGTCTGCTGCCCCGTGGCGAGGTGGGCGAAGTGGTGGCGCGTGGCGATCTGGTCATGACCGGCTACTGGAACCGCCCGGACCTGACCGCCGCGACCATCGTCGACGGCTGGTTGCATACCGGGGATCGTGGCATGTTGGACGCGCAGGGTTTCCTGTATCTGAAGGACCGCCTGCGCGAAGTGGTGATCACCGGCGGCTTCAACGTCTACCCGATCGACGTGGAGAACGCGCTGGGCCAGCACCCGGCCGTGCATGAATGCGCGGTGTTCGGCGTGCCCGACGACAAATGGGGCGAAGCGGTCCATGCGGCCGTGCAATTGCGCGAAGGATGCGCGGTGCAGGCCACCGAGCTGATCGCGTTCGTGCGCGAGCGGCTGGGTCCGGTGCAGACGCCAAAGCAGATTCATTTCCACACCAGCCTGCCGCGCTCCACCGTCGGCAAGGTACTCAAGAACACCGTGCGCGACCAGGCGCTGACGGCATTGCAAACCGGAGACCAAGCATGA
- a CDS encoding heme ABC transporter ATP-binding protein, translating into MLIARNLSCSRGRRQILSGIDLTLPAGEMVGVLGANGAGKSTLLGTLAGELPGDDAAVSLCNRPLTDWPVDELARSRAVLPQSPGLGFDLGVTEVVAMGGYPFPEMGKHTLDTLLDRALALADVAHLATRSYQSLSGGEQQRVQFARALVQVLACRTADSYRALLLDEPISSLDPRHQLQLLGTARNLCHTDALAVLVVLHDVNLAARWCDRLVLLADGRTVASGTPADVLTPPNLATVYGIPATVMESPVHRGVPMVVFG; encoded by the coding sequence ATGCTGATTGCCCGCAATCTTTCATGCAGCCGCGGTCGGCGGCAGATCCTGTCCGGTATCGACCTGACCCTGCCGGCCGGCGAGATGGTCGGCGTGCTCGGTGCCAACGGCGCCGGCAAGAGCACGCTGCTCGGCACGCTGGCAGGTGAACTGCCCGGCGACGACGCGGCGGTGTCGCTCTGCAACCGGCCATTGACGGACTGGCCCGTGGACGAGCTCGCCCGTAGCCGTGCGGTGCTGCCGCAATCGCCCGGTCTGGGCTTCGACCTGGGTGTGACCGAGGTGGTGGCGATGGGCGGCTATCCATTTCCAGAGATGGGCAAGCACACGCTCGATACCCTGCTGGACCGCGCCCTGGCGCTGGCCGACGTCGCGCATCTGGCCACGCGTTCGTACCAGAGCCTATCCGGCGGCGAACAGCAGCGCGTGCAGTTCGCTCGCGCGCTGGTGCAGGTGCTGGCCTGCCGCACGGCCGACAGCTACCGCGCGCTACTGCTCGATGAACCGATTTCGAGCCTCGACCCCCGGCATCAGTTGCAACTGCTCGGCACGGCGCGCAACCTGTGCCATACCGACGCCCTGGCGGTGCTGGTCGTGCTCCACGACGTCAATCTCGCCGCCCGCTGGTGCGACAGGCTCGTGCTGCTGGCCGATGGCCGTACCGTGGCCAGCGGCACCCCCGCCGACGTGCTGACCCCGCCGAACCTCGCCACGGTGTACGGCATTCCAGCCACCGTCATGGAATCGCCAGTTCACCGGGGCGTGCCGATGGTGGTGTTTGGCTGA
- a CDS encoding SDR family NAD(P)-dependent oxidoreductase — MNALPLSLADRTVFVAGGGSAGPGWSIGRAASVTYARLGARVCVVDRDAASAAETTALIRAEGGAAETFVGDVAEEAEIARLFAEAREHFGPIDVLHHNVGIGKTGGVLDTDVRDFDAAHNVNVRSLLLASQQVLPSMVERGRGAIVTVSSVAGLRYIGYPHLSYSVSKAALIQFTRMIAQQYAGSGIRANCVVPGLIDTPRIAHTVAKQFSADSLDDARAARARQVPMQRMGTAWDVAHACAFLASDAAAYITGTELVVDGGITGKYA, encoded by the coding sequence ATGAACGCGCTGCCGCTCAGTCTGGCGGATCGCACCGTGTTTGTGGCGGGCGGTGGATCGGCGGGCCCCGGCTGGAGCATCGGGCGCGCCGCCAGCGTGACCTATGCCCGGCTTGGCGCCCGCGTCTGCGTGGTGGACCGCGACGCCGCCTCGGCTGCGGAGACGACGGCGCTGATTCGGGCCGAGGGTGGCGCGGCGGAGACCTTCGTCGGCGACGTGGCGGAAGAGGCGGAGATCGCGCGCCTGTTCGCGGAGGCGCGCGAACACTTCGGCCCCATCGATGTGCTGCATCACAACGTTGGCATCGGCAAGACCGGCGGGGTTCTGGACACCGATGTGCGGGATTTCGATGCGGCCCACAACGTGAACGTGCGAAGCCTGCTGCTGGCGTCGCAGCAGGTGCTGCCGTCAATGGTCGAGCGGGGCCGGGGTGCCATCGTCACGGTTTCCTCGGTGGCGGGGCTACGCTATATCGGCTATCCGCACCTGTCGTACAGCGTCAGCAAGGCCGCGCTGATCCAGTTCACGCGGATGATCGCGCAGCAGTACGCGGGCAGCGGCATCCGTGCAAATTGCGTGGTGCCGGGTTTGATCGACACGCCACGCATCGCCCATACCGTGGCGAAGCAGTTCTCGGCGGACAGTCTCGACGACGCCCGCGCGGCGCGTGCGAGACAGGTGCCGATGCAGCGGATGGGCACCGCGTGGGACGTGGCACACGCCTGTGCGTTCCTGGCGTCGGATGCAGCGGCCTACATTACCGGCACCGAGCTGGTGGTCGATGGAGGGATAACGGGGAAGTACGCATAG
- a CDS encoding heme/hemin ABC transporter substrate-binding protein: MKILQSALITALMPLLCAAGVAHAAPPARVVGLGGPATEIVYALDAGKSMVGVDSSSIYPPAALKLPKVGYYRAFSVEGVVSLKPDLVLALDHAGPPQALEQLRKLGSKVVVVPSEPTLAALDQRILGVAAALDVPKQGQALVDKLHTELRDIKPSAEGLRVLMVSSHTGRMQAVGENTAGDAMLKLLGATNALAGQRGFKPFSAEAAAALRPDVIVTTSMSIDAVGSVDAFLAQPGLSATPAARDKRIVVMDDLLMLSIGPRLPEALRLLRNGLASRQVAAR, encoded by the coding sequence ATGAAAATCCTGCAGTCCGCACTCATTACTGCGCTGATGCCGCTGCTTTGCGCGGCCGGCGTTGCCCACGCCGCGCCGCCAGCCCGCGTGGTCGGGCTCGGCGGCCCGGCCACCGAGATCGTCTACGCGCTCGATGCCGGCAAGAGCATGGTCGGCGTCGATTCCTCGAGCATCTATCCACCCGCCGCGCTGAAGCTGCCGAAGGTTGGCTACTATCGCGCGTTCTCCGTGGAAGGCGTGGTCAGCCTGAAGCCGGACCTGGTGCTGGCGCTGGACCATGCCGGTCCGCCACAGGCGCTGGAGCAATTGCGCAAGCTGGGCAGCAAGGTAGTGGTCGTGCCGTCCGAGCCGACGCTGGCCGCGCTGGACCAGCGCATCCTCGGCGTGGCGGCGGCGCTCGATGTACCGAAGCAAGGTCAGGCGCTGGTCGACAAACTGCACACCGAACTCCGTGACATCAAGCCATCTGCGGAAGGGCTGCGGGTGCTGATGGTCAGCAGCCACACCGGCCGGATGCAGGCCGTGGGCGAAAACACCGCCGGCGACGCCATGCTGAAGCTCCTGGGCGCGACCAACGCGCTGGCCGGCCAGCGCGGCTTCAAGCCGTTCTCGGCGGAAGCGGCGGCGGCGCTCAGGCCGGACGTGATCGTCACGACATCAATGTCGATCGACGCTGTCGGCAGCGTCGACGCGTTCCTGGCGCAGCCCGGCCTGAGCGCCACGCCAGCGGCCCGCGACAAGCGCATCGTCGTGATGGACGATCTGCTGATGCTCAGCATCGGTCCGCGCCTTCCCGAGGCGCTGCGCCTGCTGCGCAACGGTCTTGCCAGCCGGCAGGTGGCAGCACGATGA
- a CDS encoding FecCD family ABC transporter permease encodes MMRGQCGRRPGMLAALCVMLVITALWAAASGALSIPHGKLLPLLWSPAAEGEDVIWRNVLIEVRLPRIVLAITAGAALALSGAVMQALFRNPLAEPGLIGISLGGAAGAVAAIVLGAEGLGSVAPAAFAGSLIATAFAYVLGTRRPGAANLLLAGVAINAICAAVVGFFTYQASDVQLRNLTFWNMGSLAGATWSILAWLVPLVAVLCALLMRDWRAMNALLLGEREAQHIGFDLKRLRRRLIVLTALLVGPIVAVTGTISFVGLVVPHLIRLALGADHRWLLPNTLAGGAIALTLGDWMARTVVVPAELPIGIVTSLVGGPFLLWMLTRKRP; translated from the coding sequence ATGATGCGTGGCCAATGTGGCCGAAGGCCGGGCATGTTGGCCGCCCTGTGCGTCATGCTCGTGATCACCGCGCTCTGGGCAGCCGCCAGCGGGGCATTGTCGATTCCGCACGGCAAGCTCCTGCCCTTGCTCTGGTCACCTGCCGCCGAAGGAGAGGATGTCATCTGGCGCAATGTGCTGATCGAGGTGCGGCTGCCGCGCATCGTGCTGGCCATCACCGCCGGCGCGGCGCTAGCACTGTCTGGCGCGGTGATGCAGGCGCTCTTCCGCAATCCGCTGGCCGAGCCAGGGTTGATCGGGATCTCGCTGGGCGGTGCCGCGGGTGCCGTGGCCGCGATCGTGCTGGGCGCCGAAGGGCTCGGCAGCGTCGCGCCCGCCGCATTCGCAGGCAGCCTGATTGCCACCGCCTTCGCCTACGTGCTTGGCACACGGCGCCCGGGCGCGGCCAACCTGCTGCTCGCCGGCGTGGCCATCAATGCGATCTGCGCGGCCGTCGTTGGGTTCTTCACCTATCAGGCCAGCGACGTGCAACTGCGCAACCTGACGTTCTGGAACATGGGCAGCCTTGCTGGCGCGACGTGGTCGATCCTGGCGTGGCTTGTGCCGCTGGTGGCCGTGCTGTGCGCGCTGCTCATGCGTGACTGGCGCGCGATGAACGCGCTGCTGCTCGGCGAACGGGAAGCCCAGCACATCGGCTTCGACCTGAAGCGGCTCCGCCGCCGGTTGATCGTGCTTACCGCGCTGCTGGTAGGGCCCATCGTGGCCGTCACGGGAACGATTTCCTTCGTGGGACTGGTCGTGCCGCATCTGATCCGGCTGGCACTAGGTGCCGATCATCGCTGGCTGCTGCCGAACACACTGGCGGGCGGCGCTATCGCCTTGACGCTGGGCGACTGGATGGCACGCACGGTGGTGGTTCCGGCGGAACTGCCGATCGGCATCGTCACGAGCCTGGTGGGTGGGCCATTCCTGCTCTGGATGCTGACACGCAAAAGACCCTGA